The window CGCCTCCAGCGCGGCGGCCTCGTCCGCGGATGCGGTACGCTCGCGGTATGCGTCGTATCCCTTGACGCGCGGGTCTTCGTCGGCGAGGTCGTCGCGCAGCGCTTCGGATACCTTTTCCGGCACGATGTGGATGTACTCTTCGTCCCGCGCGACGTTGATGAAGGTCTCCATGCCGTGCGCGAGCACGCGGGACTTCGTGTCGGGAGCGGCGGCGACGATCTGCAGATTCGTGTCGCTCATGAACTTCAGCATCTTCACGGTGTGCTCGGTGTCCAATCCGTCGAGAGCGTCGTCGAGCAGAATGATGCCGAGCGACCCGTTCCTGCGGTCCGGCGACGACGATTTGGCCGAGACCGCGGCCGCCATCGCGATGTACTGCGGAACCACGCCCTCTCCGATCGAGCCCTTCTTCATGCGCTGGCGTAGCGTCGAGACGACATCGCCGGTGCCGGCGTCCTTCACTAGCACGTCGAACGTCCAGTACGCCTTCGGGTCCCGCAGATCGTTCAGCGCGTTCTGGTCGTCGCTTTCGATCATGTCGGCTATGGAGCGGACGGCGCGCGCCTGCTCGGTGTCGGCGTCGAGCGCGACCAGGGCGGGCATCGCCCAATTCGGATCCTCCGTTGCGCGCTCGACCAGATCGACGATCGCTCCGAACTTTTCGACGTGGTTCATCCTGAAGACGTACTTCTCGCCGTAGAACACGTGCCGTTCCATCTCGCGATTGAGGTCGTCGCGGGTGTCGCGGATCTTCGAGAACGCGTGGACGAGCAGGCTGACGAACTCGTTGCGGAACGCATCCGAGAGCTGACGGCCCGCTTCCTCCGCCTCCGCGGTCTTGTCGAGCAGCGTCGAGTTCTGCAGCAGATCGCGCATCGCCCGCGCCTCGCCGAGCCGCTCGCGCCACGCTTCCACGCTGAGCACCGGCATCGGCACCTCCGGGAAGTCGGCACCGTGCTGGCCCCACGCTTCGTGCCCGCGCGCGACCCCGGCGCGGCTCTCCTCGGCGCGGGTCTCGGCCGTCTCCAGCGTCTGCTTGTGCTCGCGCCAGAAGTCCTTGGCTTCGGTCAGGATGCCGAAAACGCGACGTCTTACATCCTGCGCAGCGTCGTGTTCGCCCAACGCCTTCGCGTCGCGATCGAGAAGGGCGGCGGCGAACTGTTGACCCGCGACCTCCAACTCCACTTCCGTGCGCGTGACCGCATCGCGTGCATCGGTGGCGGCTTGGAGAGCGGCAGACCATTGCTTGTCTACCTTCGTCTGTTCGGCTTCGAGCTCGCGTATCTGCTGTTCCTTCTCGGGATCGCGTTGTCCACGCAGGTTCTGCAGCCTGCCACGGCTATCCTCCACCGCGGTCTTGGCGCGCCGCAGGCCGTCGACGACCGAACCCAGTGTCGTCTGCGAACTACTCGATTGCCCGGTAAGCGTCCGGTAGGCGTCCTTGGCGGTTTCGAGGACTCTCCTTTCGGTCTCGGCCTCCTTCAGTTCCCCATGCAAGCGCTGAAGCTCGGCCACCGCGTTCTGAGCCGCCTGGGCGCGTCCCCGGCGTCCGACCAGCAGATAGCGTGGCGGCCGCATCTTGTAGGACGAGAAACGGGTCGCGCGCATGAGATCGGTCGTCACCGCGTTCGGCTCACGCTCGATGTCGGCTTCGGTTCGCACCCGCTTGACGCGTCCCAGCATGGCATTGACGTAGGCGCCCGCGGTGGCGTTCTCGACCTCGACGACGGCGGCCAGCGAATCCGCGGCCGGCGCCGGCGCGCCCGCGCTCAGAACCGATGGTTTGACGATCTCGACTCCGTCGCTGCGGGTCGATCGCCGCTGTACCTTCACCGCATCGATGTATTGGAGGGGATCGTGCAGGATCATCGCTTCCCGCGCGTTGCCGAGCACGGACTCGACGGCGTTGCGCCATTCCTCCTTGCCCTCTCTGATGTCGATCAGATCGCAGAGCGGCGTCGCGGCGATCTTGGCGTCGGCGAGATCTTTGCGCAGGTTCTCCGCCTCCGGACGCAACAGCGCCTGGTCGATGGCCTCCGAGCGCGCCCTCCGCGCGAGATCCTCGCGTATCCGGTTGATTCGATCCTCGCGGGCCGCCGCGGCGCTGTGGGCGCGGTTGAGTTCGCGGACCGCGTTCGCTCCGACCTCGTCGACGACCCGTTGCAATAGCTCGGCATCGGAAGCCATCGATTCGATCTCGACGTCGTCCTGAGCCCGGCGGAAGTCGGCGCCGGCGTCCGCGACTCGTCGGACGTTGCGGCTCTCGGCGTCCTTCATGTAGCCCACGGCCGTGCGGATCGCATCGATCGCTTCTGCGCGGCGCTTGAGCTCCCTGCGAACGTCGCGCATCTTCGACTCTTCGCCGGAAAGATCCCGCTCGGCATGTCGGATGCTGGTTTCCAGCGCTTGAGTGCCGCCGGAGTTGCGCGCCTCCTCGACGCGCCGGGCGGCTTCTTTCTTGCGCTCATCCGCTTTCTTTTCCTCTTCCACGGCGACGTCGACCTTGGTCCGCAGTCCGACCAGCTTCTCCTCGATGGCATCGATCTCGGACTGGCGTTGGGTCACGGCGGCCTCCATCGCCGCCGCCACGCGGCCGCGGGCCTCGCGATCGTCCTCAGCGGCCTTCGAGTAGTGACCGACGACGATCCCGAGCGAGGTGATCTGTCGGTTGATGCTGTCGATGGTGCGGACGATCTCGCGATAGAACGCCAGACGTTCGCGCATCCGTCCGATGTCGATGATCTCGGTTTCGAGGACATGGGTGCGCATGAAGGCCGTGATGTCGCCGACCGGCTGGAAGACCAGCGCGCGCTTCACCGCCTTATAGTAGGAATGGGCATCCGCGTGCCACGAACCGTAGGTGAGCAGGTTGAGCAGGTAAGTCGAGTAGTCCGAGGCGCTGTCGCATTCCTCGACCTTTCGGCCGCTCGCGCGCAGACCGTCGACTGCCTGGTCGAAGCCTTTCGCCATCTCGCCTTCGTCTGTCGAGAATACGAGATCGGCCGTGGTCACGCCGCCCCCGGTCACGATCATGAAGCGTGTGTTGGGCCGCTCGCGGTGTTCGTGCGCCACGACATGCACGACACCCGCGACTTCTCCACCCTCGCGGGTCCGGAAGGACAGGCCGATCCAGGTCTGCGAACTCTTGCGCACGACCTTGGCCCTCTCGTTCTCGTCGTGCCGGACGACGCCGAGACAGTACTCCTGAAGAGACCTGTGTGCGTCCGGCCTGTTCTGTCGTACAGCAGCAGCGTTGTAGACGACGAGGTCGCCGGCGCCGCCGGTCAAGCCCGTCTGGATCGCGTCGATGCACGAGCTCTTGCCGCTGCGGTTCGGCCCCAGGAACACGGTGTTGCCGGAAAGCTCGATGTCCTCGCGTTCGATCAGGTAGAAGTCGATGAGGGAAAGGCGGACGATCTGCGGCGTCCCGAATTGCGGCTCGCTCATGCCTCGGCCTTTTCATGATCGTTACCGTCGGCATCGGGTCGAGCTTCGCGGGCGTAGCGCCTCAGCGCAGCGAGCGGCTCGGAAACGGCGACGAGACTGATCGACGGTCGTACCGTGAACGGCATTCCTTCGTGGAAGGTCGGTGGCAGCGAAGCTTGGATGAGTCCATGATTCTTCAGGAACCGGAGGATGTCGAGCATCCTGACCTTGCCGGGCGGATCCTTTCTAGTCTTCTCTCTCCACAAGTCGTAGAGACCGTCGGTGTGCCACTCGGCGTGACCGTTCACCAGTCCGGTGCTCTGGATCGCGTTGTCGTAGTAGGCGCGGAGCAACAGGATGGCGATGGCCTCATCGACGCGCAACGGCTGAGCCTGGTGAGCCTCGCGCTTGTCGCGTGGCGTGTCCGGCGCCTCCGCGATCGGCGGCATGAGACAGACCATCTTGATGTTGCCCGAAGTGTTGAACTGGAGCCGCCAGCCGAACACGTCGAACAGCCGCTCGGCGAAGGGCCGGACCTCATCGTCGTTCAGAAGCTCGTAGATGTCCTTGGAGCCGAAGTCGTTGCCGAAGATAAACTGTCGCTGCATCAGCGTGCGGAAGGCCCGCTGAAAGGCGACCTTCGGATGGTGCGTTCTGGCGAGCACTTCCTCGTATTCCTGCAATCCCGACAGCGCGTTCATCGCGGAGGCCCCGTCATTCTTGTGGCGGTGAAGTTGGGAAGTTCGCCGTATCGGCATACGGCGACGCCGCTCGCCGGTTCGAGGATCCAGCCTTTGATGCGGCGACCGCGGCCGGTCAGCGCCAGAAGGGCGATGTATCGCCAGGTGAACCAGTCCTTTGCATTGGCCGGCGCGAGCACGACCGCATCTCCGCCGCCCGTCGAGCCGAGATAGGCGAGCGCGTGTCCGGGGGTCGGTTCGGAAGCGAAATCGAACGCGCGGCAATCCTTGATGAACCGCTTCCGGTAGGGATCTTCGGGTGGCCGGCGAAGGATGCGGGGCTCGGGCGGGGGGAGGGGCTCCCTGGCCTCGGGGAAACGGGATTCTCCCACCGGCTCGAGGCAGTTCAGAAGGGGCAGGACGCAGGGAAGCTCGACGTGATCGTCGAGGTGGGCCAACTCCTCGAGGCAGGACTCTACGCGCTGCCGTATAGTCGCCGGATTGCGGCCGATGAAACGAAGGATGTCCCGGATGCGTCCCTCGATGCCGACCTGACCCTGGTCGATGCGGACGCGAAGACGCTCGATGTCGTCGAACGAGGTCGAGATCTCGGCAAGCCGCCTGCGTATGAGCGTCTCGGCTTCGGCTTCCGTCGCCGCATGACCGGCTTCGACGTAGGCGGCCATCGCCTTTTCCATCGCCGCCGCGGAGCCGAGGATTTCGCGGACGGCGCGGGTGACGTGGTGGCGCGATCGCCACGGATTGTTCTGAGACAGGATCTTGGTCCAGTCGCGGATTAGAATCCTGTCGACGAACTCCGCGAAAAACACGTCGACTGAATCGTCCATTCCCTCTGCCGCGTTAAGTCGCCGCGTCACGGACAGCAGCGCTGCGTCTATGCCGGCCATGTGGCGTCGGAATCCGACGGCCGTCTGCCACGCGGCATCGATGTTGGTGGCGTGCATCGTCGGATCGTCTGCGGCCGCGCCGATCAGGGAGGAGACCTGCGATACCAGTCCCGTGAAGCTCTTGGCGACGTTCTCTTTCAGGTCGCGAAGCACCGTCATCAGTCGCCGATAGCCTTCCGGCATCGTCACCCTGATCAGCCAGCGGTCCGACTCCTCGACCAACCAGCCGCCCTCCCGCATCTTCAGATAAAGGTAGTCGGACGACGCCGCTTCAGGCTCATCCCCATCGGGCTCGCCGACGGCCGCCGGCGGCGTCGGCATGCCCTCGATCGCTGCGGCGATCGAGTTCTTGACCTGATCGCGCTCGGGATTCTCCAGCGCCATTTCGCCGAAATGCGTCGCGCAAAGCCGCAACAGCGACGCTTCGGCTGCCAACGCGTGGCGGCCAGTGAAGATCTTGAAGGCTTCGGGCGGCACGCAACCAAACAGATCGCTCATCCGATCCCCTTCCTTGGGGAAACGAGGCCATCCGCCGTTGTCACGGCAACGGGCTCAT is drawn from Bradyrhizobium prioriisuperbiae and contains these coding sequences:
- a CDS encoding SbcC/MukB-like Walker B domain-containing protein, whose protein sequence is MSEPQFGTPQIVRLSLIDFYLIEREDIELSGNTVFLGPNRSGKSSCIDAIQTGLTGGAGDLVVYNAAAVRQNRPDAHRSLQEYCLGVVRHDENERAKVVRKSSQTWIGLSFRTREGGEVAGVVHVVAHEHRERPNTRFMIVTGGGVTTADLVFSTDEGEMAKGFDQAVDGLRASGRKVEECDSASDYSTYLLNLLTYGSWHADAHSYYKAVKRALVFQPVGDITAFMRTHVLETEIIDIGRMRERLAFYREIVRTIDSINRQITSLGIVVGHYSKAAEDDREARGRVAAAMEAAVTQRQSEIDAIEEKLVGLRTKVDVAVEEEKKADERKKEAARRVEEARNSGGTQALETSIRHAERDLSGEESKMRDVRRELKRRAEAIDAIRTAVGYMKDAESRNVRRVADAGADFRRAQDDVEIESMASDAELLQRVVDEVGANAVRELNRAHSAAAAREDRINRIREDLARRARSEAIDQALLRPEAENLRKDLADAKIAATPLCDLIDIREGKEEWRNAVESVLGNAREAMILHDPLQYIDAVKVQRRSTRSDGVEIVKPSVLSAGAPAPAADSLAAVVEVENATAGAYVNAMLGRVKRVRTEADIEREPNAVTTDLMRATRFSSYKMRPPRYLLVGRRGRAQAAQNAVAELQRLHGELKEAETERRVLETAKDAYRTLTGQSSSSQTTLGSVVDGLRRAKTAVEDSRGRLQNLRGQRDPEKEQQIRELEAEQTKVDKQWSAALQAATDARDAVTRTEVELEVAGQQFAAALLDRDAKALGEHDAAQDVRRRVFGILTEAKDFWREHKQTLETAETRAEESRAGVARGHEAWGQHGADFPEVPMPVLSVEAWRERLGEARAMRDLLQNSTLLDKTAEAEEAGRQLSDAFRNEFVSLLVHAFSKIRDTRDDLNREMERHVFYGEKYVFRMNHVEKFGAIVDLVERATEDPNWAMPALVALDADTEQARAVRSIADMIESDDQNALNDLRDPKAYWTFDVLVKDAGTGDVVSTLRQRMKKGSIGEGVVPQYIAMAAAVSAKSSSPDRRNGSLGIILLDDALDGLDTEHTVKMLKFMSDTNLQIVAAAPDTKSRVLAHGMETFINVARDEEYIHIVPEKVSEALRDDLADEDPRVKGYDAYRERTASADEAAALEAAQ
- a CDS encoding DUF4194 domain-containing protein; this encodes MNALSGLQEYEEVLARTHHPKVAFQRAFRTLMQRQFIFGNDFGSKDIYELLNDDEVRPFAERLFDVFGWRLQFNTSGNIKMVCLMPPIAEAPDTPRDKREAHQAQPLRVDEAIAILLLRAYYDNAIQSTGLVNGHAEWHTDGLYDLWREKTRKDPPGKVRMLDILRFLKNHGLIQASLPPTFHEGMPFTVRPSISLVAVSEPLAALRRYAREARPDADGNDHEKAEA
- a CDS encoding Wadjet anti-phage system protein JetA family protein — protein: MSDLFGCVPPEAFKIFTGRHALAAEASLLRLCATHFGEMALENPERDQVKNSIAAAIEGMPTPPAAVGEPDGDEPEAASSDYLYLKMREGGWLVEESDRWLIRVTMPEGYRRLMTVLRDLKENVAKSFTGLVSQVSSLIGAAADDPTMHATNIDAAWQTAVGFRRHMAGIDAALLSVTRRLNAAEGMDDSVDVFFAEFVDRILIRDWTKILSQNNPWRSRHHVTRAVREILGSAAAMEKAMAAYVEAGHAATEAEAETLIRRRLAEISTSFDDIERLRVRIDQGQVGIEGRIRDILRFIGRNPATIRQRVESCLEELAHLDDHVELPCVLPLLNCLEPVGESRFPEAREPLPPPEPRILRRPPEDPYRKRFIKDCRAFDFASEPTPGHALAYLGSTGGGDAVVLAPANAKDWFTWRYIALLALTGRGRRIKGWILEPASGVAVCRYGELPNFTATRMTGPPR